The proteins below are encoded in one region of Ferruginibacter lapsinanis:
- a CDS encoding FtsK/SpoIIIE family DNA translocase: protein MAIKPKVKKADDQTTLKAETEEKVEVKKLLQDERTHKITGAVFLMMAALLFIGFTSYLFTWEEDQDKVFQHGYKLLLGTDAKVNNLLGTLGAFLSHFFIYKGFGIASYLICSTLFVIGVNLFFGKKVFAIGRNIKYVLIGLVVLSVAASVIMNGKIFPWGGAVGDMIKVWMYEAIGQIGTIAILGVVLLSYIIWRFNPVFTLPTKKTLLPVDIIPEEKSVPTELAVEDDDPEEETIEETVTNTGKGGMRPIPSQENPALNHDIKIVEKDEVKIPEPEPIEEEIVPEPEPVAPAKTAAASALELEIKTVPDKPAEEIPQALAEKAKAAPAPYDPILDLRDYKYPTLDLLENHGSDKIVQDTNELENNKNQIINTLKNYDIAISKISATVGPTVTLYEIIPAAGVRISRIKNLEDDIALSLAALGIRIIAPIPGKGTIGIEVPNAKKSVVSMKTLLASEKFQKNNFSLPIAIGKKIDNENFIVDLAAMPHLLMAGATGQGKSVGLNAILVSLLYKKHPSQLKFVLVDPKKVELSIYKTIEKHFLAKLPDEGDAIITDTKKVVHTLNALCIEMDNRYDLLKEAGCRNIREYNEKFAARKLNPEKGHQFLPFIVLVVDEFADLIMTAGKEVEMPIARLAQLARAIGIHLIIATQRPSVNIITGTIKANFPARIAFKVSSKIDSRTILDAGGAEQLIGKGDMLISYNGELVRLQCAFVDTPEVDKIVDFIGDQRGYPQAFLLPEYVDEKDMEAKDFDLNDKDPLFEDAARLIVASQVGSTSLLQRRMKLGYNRAGRLMDQLEAAGVVGANQGSKARDVLIKTEADLQMYLDNNL from the coding sequence ATGGCAATTAAACCAAAAGTAAAAAAAGCAGACGATCAAACAACATTGAAAGCTGAAACCGAAGAAAAGGTAGAAGTGAAAAAATTGTTGCAGGATGAACGTACACACAAAATTACCGGTGCGGTTTTTTTGATGATGGCTGCATTGTTATTTATCGGATTCACCTCTTACCTGTTTACCTGGGAAGAAGACCAGGATAAAGTATTTCAGCACGGTTATAAATTATTATTGGGCACCGATGCCAAAGTAAACAATTTGCTGGGTACACTCGGGGCCTTTCTTTCTCACTTTTTTATTTACAAAGGTTTTGGTATTGCATCTTATTTGATCTGCAGTACTCTTTTTGTGATCGGTGTTAATTTGTTTTTTGGAAAGAAAGTATTTGCTATCGGCCGTAATATTAAATATGTTCTTATTGGATTGGTGGTGTTGAGTGTTGCTGCATCAGTGATAATGAATGGAAAAATATTTCCATGGGGTGGTGCTGTTGGTGATATGATAAAAGTATGGATGTATGAAGCCATCGGACAGATAGGAACTATTGCTATTTTAGGTGTGGTGCTTCTATCTTACATCATCTGGCGTTTTAATCCTGTCTTCACCCTTCCTACTAAAAAAACTTTACTTCCGGTTGATATTATCCCTGAAGAAAAATCTGTACCTACTGAATTAGCAGTAGAAGATGATGATCCAGAAGAAGAGACCATTGAGGAAACTGTAACGAATACGGGTAAGGGTGGAATGAGACCAATCCCTTCACAAGAGAATCCGGCATTGAATCATGATATAAAAATTGTTGAGAAAGATGAGGTAAAAATACCGGAGCCTGAACCAATTGAAGAAGAGATCGTTCCTGAACCGGAACCGGTGGCCCCTGCCAAAACTGCTGCTGCAAGTGCTTTGGAGTTAGAAATAAAAACAGTGCCTGATAAACCGGCCGAAGAAATTCCGCAGGCTTTAGCAGAAAAAGCAAAAGCGGCACCTGCTCCATATGATCCGATCCTTGACCTGAGAGATTATAAATATCCTACACTTGATCTTTTGGAAAATCATGGTAGTGATAAAATTGTTCAGGATACCAATGAACTGGAAAACAACAAGAACCAGATCATTAATACTTTAAAGAATTACGATATCGCTATATCGAAAATTTCTGCAACTGTAGGCCCTACCGTTACGTTGTATGAGATCATTCCTGCTGCCGGCGTTCGTATCTCCCGTATTAAAAACTTAGAAGATGATATCGCTTTAAGTCTTGCTGCACTGGGCATCCGTATCATTGCACCTATACCGGGCAAAGGTACCATTGGTATTGAAGTGCCTAATGCAAAGAAGTCGGTAGTGAGCATGAAGACATTATTAGCTTCTGAAAAATTCCAGAAAAATAATTTCTCTTTACCAATTGCAATTGGTAAAAAGATCGATAACGAAAACTTTATCGTTGACCTGGCGGCTATGCCGCATTTGCTGATGGCAGGTGCAACCGGACAAGGTAAATCTGTAGGACTGAATGCAATACTTGTTTCTTTGTTGTATAAAAAACATCCATCACAATTAAAATTTGTGTTGGTTGATCCTAAGAAAGTTGAGTTGAGTATTTACAAAACAATTGAAAAACATTTCCTGGCAAAATTGCCTGATGAAGGAGATGCCATTATCACTGATACAAAGAAAGTAGTACATACATTAAATGCTTTGTGTATTGAAATGGATAACCGGTACGACCTGTTAAAAGAAGCAGGTTGTCGTAACATCCGTGAGTACAATGAAAAATTTGCTGCAAGAAAACTGAATCCTGAAAAAGGACATCAGTTTTTGCCATTTATTGTGTTGGTGGTAGATGAGTTTGCCGACCTGATCATGACTGCAGGAAAAGAAGTTGAAATGCCAATTGCACGCCTGGCACAATTGGCAAGGGCTATCGGTATCCATTTAATTATTGCCACACAACGTCCTTCAGTAAATATCATTACCGGTACGATCAAAGCCAACTTCCCTGCCCGTATAGCCTTTAAGGTTAGTAGTAAGATCGATAGTCGTACTATTTTAGATGCAGGTGGTGCGGAGCAATTAATTGGTAAAGGAGATATGCTGATCAGCTACAATGGTGAATTGGTTCGTTTGCAATGTGCTTTTGTTGATACCCCTGAAGTAGATAAGATCGTTGATTTTATCGGCGATCAACGTGGTTATCCGCAGGCATTTTTATTGCCTGAATATGTGGATGAGAAGGACATGGAAGCGAAAGATTTTGACCTCAATGATAAAGACCCATTATTTGAAGATGCGGCTAGATTGATTGTAGCCAGCCAAGTGGGTAGTACCTCTCTTCTGCAACGCAGAATGAAATTGGGTTATAACCGTGCCGGCCGTTTGATGGATCAGTTAGAAGCTGCAGGTGTTGTAGGCGCTAACCAGGGTAGCAAAGCCAGAGATGTATTGATAAAAACTGAGGCGGATCTGCAGATGTATCTGGATAATAATTTATAA
- a CDS encoding tetratricopeptide repeat protein encodes MKQWSFVWGLLFCLLNNQLLMAQTPAVKKQADDLCEKGKSALANKQYDKAIFFLTNAIKLNPAVFKYYHNRALAYLNKSKTLSSQQKNLRLDSAVKDLSKSLQLNPEFWKTYWVRGQTYMEYYTYPTYPKLELAIADFTKGLEYDKNNYQLYVERGNAYTKDPYQYHDEAIADFDKAIEINNTEPFPYLGKADMEKIKNEYAAAIADYSKSLSLAKTDNDKAYILISQGRAYELNDMPEKAVINYADANKLFPSKQIEDMETAATKKVVEKAGRNISSQSANLPDTDSLLAALDREYKQKQAEKATQQTYNNQNNNNSFPSYSNSHVCPACGGSGWIETFGRKMEYVDIKDWQGRIIGSEFKPVDGFHSEKCSRCGGSGKN; translated from the coding sequence ATGAAACAATGGTCTTTTGTATGGGGGCTATTATTTTGTTTGTTAAATAATCAGCTACTCATGGCACAAACACCTGCTGTAAAAAAGCAAGCAGATGATCTTTGTGAAAAGGGGAAGTCTGCGTTGGCAAATAAACAGTATGATAAAGCCATTTTTTTTCTAACAAATGCCATTAAACTAAATCCTGCTGTATTTAAATATTATCATAACCGGGCACTTGCTTATTTAAATAAAAGTAAAACCTTGTCTTCGCAACAAAAAAATTTAAGATTGGATTCTGCCGTTAAAGATCTTAGCAAATCTCTTCAACTAAATCCGGAATTCTGGAAAACATATTGGGTAAGGGGCCAAACATATATGGAATATTATACCTACCCTACTTATCCTAAACTTGAGTTAGCTATTGCCGATTTTACTAAAGGGTTGGAGTATGATAAAAATAATTATCAGTTGTATGTGGAGAGAGGTAATGCTTATACAAAAGATCCATATCAATATCATGATGAAGCGATAGCAGATTTTGATAAAGCCATTGAAATAAATAATACCGAACCTTTTCCTTATCTCGGCAAAGCGGATATGGAAAAGATAAAAAATGAATATGCTGCTGCAATAGCTGATTACAGTAAGTCATTAAGTCTTGCAAAAACAGATAATGATAAAGCATATATCCTGATAAGCCAGGGCAGGGCTTATGAGTTAAATGACATGCCTGAGAAAGCTGTCATTAATTATGCCGATGCAAATAAATTATTTCCTTCTAAGCAGATTGAGGATATGGAAACAGCAGCAACAAAAAAAGTTGTAGAAAAAGCGGGTAGAAATATTTCCAGTCAGTCGGCCAATTTACCCGATACGGACTCATTGCTTGCTGCTCTTGACAGAGAGTACAAACAAAAGCAAGCTGAAAAAGCTACACAACAGACTTATAACAACCAGAATAATAATAACTCATTTCCCTCTTATTCAAACAGTCATGTATGCCCGGCATGCGGTGGCAGTGGCTGGATAGAGACTTTTGGTAGAAAGATGGAATATGTAGATATAAAAGATTGGCAGGGTAGAATTATTGGAAGTGAGTTCAAACCTGTTGATGGCTTTCATTCAGAAAAATGCAGCAGATGTGGCGGTTCGGGAAAAAATTAA